The following coding sequences lie in one Rhodohalobacter barkolensis genomic window:
- the menC gene encoding o-succinylbenzoate synthase, translated as MIELYKYQLPFKNPFVTGKGEFHHREGVLVRYSDHSGEVLTEASPLPGFSKESIDSISGVLKEKQNELNEFLSKPFTIQNLQEILEDFPNLPSLQFALSFLGLQILSKRKDQSLYELFDCQKIPNIQVNEIIPIQDLESSLLYFKKSRNQGFKTFKLKCGFPVDSQIQILSKLRQNSDHELKFRLDANQSWPVKQTLSTIQMLEPFDIEYIEEPFKWHDLEVFKKISAQSPIPLALDESIQNIEHLKTLLRELPENFLVIKPMLLGNLIDLFETIRGERTHFNRIVVTTTLESSIGRTMAASAATLIGDPNLAHGLNTGYLFHSDLSDDPEIVRGEINVPKSGFRNFKLNDLNQSLLSKF; from the coding sequence TTGATTGAACTCTATAAATATCAACTGCCCTTCAAAAATCCGTTTGTTACGGGTAAAGGTGAATTTCATCATAGAGAAGGAGTTCTCGTTCGATATTCAGATCACTCGGGAGAAGTTCTCACAGAGGCTTCCCCGCTACCCGGATTCTCAAAAGAATCAATCGATTCAATTTCCGGTGTACTTAAAGAAAAACAGAATGAGTTGAATGAATTTCTGTCCAAACCATTTACTATTCAAAATCTTCAGGAAATCTTAGAGGATTTTCCAAACCTCCCCTCTTTACAGTTTGCATTAAGCTTCTTAGGCTTGCAGATCCTGTCAAAAAGAAAAGACCAATCTCTTTATGAGCTTTTTGACTGTCAGAAAATACCCAATATTCAAGTAAACGAAATTATACCTATTCAAGATCTGGAGTCCTCTCTGCTTTATTTTAAAAAAAGTAGAAATCAGGGATTCAAAACGTTTAAGCTAAAATGTGGCTTTCCAGTTGATAGCCAGATCCAAATTTTGTCCAAGCTCCGTCAAAATTCTGATCATGAACTCAAATTTCGACTCGATGCCAATCAATCCTGGCCGGTAAAACAGACCCTATCTACTATTCAAATGCTCGAACCTTTCGATATCGAATACATTGAAGAACCTTTCAAATGGCACGATCTCGAGGTTTTCAAAAAAATAAGTGCTCAATCTCCAATTCCTTTGGCGTTGGATGAATCCATCCAAAATATTGAACATTTAAAAACGCTTCTCAGGGAACTGCCTGAAAACTTTTTAGTGATCAAGCCGATGCTGCTTGGAAATTTAATCGACCTATTTGAAACAATACGGGGTGAAAGAACTCATTTTAATAGGATCGTTGTTACAACTACGCTGGAATCTTCGATTGGCAGGACAATGGCAGCTTCAGCAGCCACGTTAATCGGTGATCCAAATTTGGCTCACGGCCTAAATACAGGTTATCTCTTTCATTCCGATCTTTCAGATGATCCGGAAATAGTAAGAGGAGAAATCAACGTACCAAAATCGGGTTTCAGAAATTTTAAATTAAATGATTTAAATCAAAGTCTACTGAGTAAATTCTGA
- a CDS encoding 1,4-dihydroxy-2-naphthoate polyprenyltransferase, with amino-acid sequence MNSSAFKVWLNAARPQTLAAAFIPVLVGASIAYRHDSLLWDATLVAMFCAFAIQIGTNFANDYFDFVKGADTEDRIGFKRATASGAVAPQTMLRATILTMFIAFLAGLYLVWIGGWVVLWIGLLSLLFGILYTGGPFPLGYNGLGDIFVFIFFGFVAVMGTTYVNTLEWSEQAFWASVPVGALCVNILVVNNLRDVEQDKITGKRTLGVLFGESALKVEYVSMIAVAYLTPVYFYYFLDYSIFIILPYLSILFAWNLTKEVWHHEDKRSLNNTLERTAKLMVVFGFLFAAGLIL; translated from the coding sequence TTGAATTCATCTGCTTTTAAAGTCTGGCTCAATGCCGCTCGCCCCCAAACTCTGGCCGCCGCCTTTATTCCTGTGCTTGTCGGGGCATCCATTGCCTACAGGCATGATTCTCTTTTATGGGATGCCACTCTGGTAGCCATGTTCTGTGCATTTGCAATTCAAATCGGAACCAATTTCGCCAATGACTATTTTGATTTTGTGAAAGGAGCCGATACAGAAGATCGAATAGGATTTAAACGAGCCACCGCTTCGGGTGCCGTGGCACCGCAAACCATGCTTCGGGCTACTATTCTTACGATGTTCATCGCTTTCCTGGCCGGACTCTATCTTGTTTGGATTGGAGGATGGGTGGTTCTATGGATAGGTCTTCTCTCTCTACTTTTTGGAATACTATATACCGGCGGCCCTTTTCCTCTCGGTTACAATGGGTTGGGCGATATATTTGTATTCATTTTTTTTGGTTTTGTAGCCGTTATGGGAACAACTTACGTGAATACCCTGGAATGGTCGGAGCAGGCATTCTGGGCATCTGTCCCGGTAGGTGCACTTTGTGTGAATATCCTGGTTGTCAACAACCTGCGTGATGTGGAACAGGATAAAATTACAGGTAAACGTACACTCGGTGTTCTTTTTGGCGAAAGTGCGCTTAAAGTCGAGTATGTTTCTATGATTGCAGTAGCGTACCTGACTCCCGTTTACTTCTACTACTTTTTAGATTATTCCATTTTTATCATTCTCCCATATTTATCCATTCTCTTTGCGTGGAATCTAACCAAAGAGGTTTGGCACCACGAAGATAAAAGATCACTGAATAACACCCTGGAACGAACAGCTAAGTTGATGGTGGTTTTCGGTTTCCTTTTTGCAGCCGGTCTGATACTTTAA
- a CDS encoding glutamine synthetase III translates to MTQTQRRYDTLAAARNWSPQANGEFKQMHIKEVFGEFTLTLDDLRERLPKIVWQELKMTIEEGQQLNLSVADAVALAMKEWATEMGATHFTHWFQPLTGATAEKHDSFITPNQGGGAVSEFSGKDLIQGEPDASSFPSGGLRATFEARGYTAWDPTSPVFLIENQNGKYLCIPTAFASWTGEALDHKTPLLRSVETLDEQTKRALALFGVKSKRVTSTVGCEQEYFLIDQEFFYRRPDLMTSGRTLVGAKPPRGQELDDHYFGSIPDRVLSYMLEAERELYRLGIPVKTRHNEVAPGQFEVAPIFENCNIAADHQQLMMIVLKKIAKKYGFECLLHEKPFDGLNGSGKHLNWSLSTTEGMNLLEPGESPHENMQFLFFFSAVLSAVYKHQDLLRIAIASASNDHRLGANEAPPAIISAYIGEQLEDIIKQLLNGGLKKSMKSGLMGLGSPVLPTIPKHAGDRNRTSPFAFTGNKFEFRAVGSSQSVSFPIVVLNTAVAESIDTMCTSLEKKMEKQDLESSLKEVLVETMSEARDIIFNGDGYSDDWQEEAEKRGLLNLKSTADALPLLTDEKNINLFEKYNVMSSREVHSRLEIWAEQYVTNLNIEVDTTEAIAKTMVYPAAIRYINELTAAVKETSELGLDNYGSKEMLETVNGALNDLGKALVDLKKTQDELESEDLMDLCKEYRAKIIPAMGKIRDSVDFLERYTADDHWPLPIYREMLFVK, encoded by the coding sequence ATGACACAGACACAACGTCGCTATGATACCCTTGCTGCAGCTAGAAATTGGTCACCTCAGGCCAATGGTGAGTTCAAACAGATGCATATCAAGGAAGTATTTGGAGAATTTACCCTCACACTGGATGATCTTAGAGAACGGCTTCCAAAAATTGTTTGGCAAGAGCTGAAAATGACCATTGAGGAGGGACAACAGTTGAATTTGTCCGTAGCTGATGCGGTTGCATTAGCCATGAAAGAGTGGGCAACCGAAATGGGAGCTACTCACTTTACTCACTGGTTCCAGCCCCTTACAGGAGCAACTGCCGAAAAGCATGACAGTTTTATTACTCCAAACCAGGGAGGCGGTGCCGTTTCAGAATTTTCAGGTAAAGATCTGATTCAGGGAGAACCGGACGCATCCAGTTTCCCAAGCGGAGGTTTGCGCGCAACTTTCGAAGCCAGAGGATATACAGCATGGGATCCAACATCCCCGGTTTTTCTGATTGAAAACCAAAATGGTAAGTATCTCTGTATTCCAACAGCCTTTGCATCGTGGACTGGAGAAGCCCTCGATCATAAAACACCACTACTGCGATCAGTAGAAACATTGGACGAGCAGACGAAAAGAGCACTGGCACTTTTTGGAGTAAAATCCAAAAGAGTAACATCAACAGTTGGCTGTGAGCAGGAGTACTTTCTGATTGATCAGGAGTTTTTCTATCGCCGTCCAGATTTGATGACTTCAGGACGAACTCTTGTCGGTGCAAAGCCTCCAAGAGGTCAGGAACTGGATGATCATTATTTTGGATCTATTCCGGATCGTGTACTCTCATACATGCTGGAAGCGGAGAGAGAACTTTACAGATTGGGTATTCCGGTAAAAACCCGACATAATGAAGTGGCACCCGGGCAGTTTGAAGTAGCTCCAATTTTTGAAAACTGCAATATTGCAGCCGATCATCAGCAGTTGATGATGATTGTTTTGAAAAAAATTGCCAAAAAATATGGGTTTGAGTGCCTGCTTCATGAAAAACCATTCGATGGGCTGAACGGTAGCGGTAAGCACCTTAACTGGTCACTAAGCACCACCGAAGGTATGAACTTGCTGGAGCCGGGTGAAAGTCCGCACGAAAATATGCAGTTCCTTTTCTTCTTTTCAGCAGTGTTAAGTGCGGTCTATAAGCATCAGGATCTGCTGAGAATAGCTATAGCAAGTGCAAGCAACGATCACCGATTGGGTGCAAATGAAGCACCGCCTGCTATTATTTCAGCGTATATCGGTGAGCAGCTGGAAGATATTATCAAGCAGCTGTTGAACGGCGGTTTGAAGAAGTCAATGAAATCCGGTTTGATGGGACTCGGATCACCGGTTCTGCCTACCATCCCAAAACATGCCGGCGATCGCAACAGAACTTCACCTTTTGCTTTTACAGGGAATAAGTTTGAGTTCAGGGCAGTGGGATCAAGCCAGTCGGTTTCATTCCCGATCGTGGTACTGAATACAGCTGTTGCAGAATCAATCGACACGATGTGCACCAGTCTTGAGAAGAAGATGGAAAAACAGGATCTGGAAAGTTCATTGAAAGAAGTTCTTGTTGAAACAATGAGTGAGGCAAGAGATATTATTTTTAATGGCGACGGATATTCTGATGACTGGCAGGAAGAGGCGGAAAAACGCGGTTTGTTGAATCTTAAATCGACGGCTGATGCGCTTCCGCTCTTAACAGATGAAAAGAATATCAATCTGTTTGAGAAGTACAATGTAATGTCATCTCGCGAAGTTCATTCCCGTCTTGAGATCTGGGCTGAACAGTATGTTACCAATTTGAATATTGAAGTGGATACTACGGAAGCCATTGCAAAAACAATGGTATATCCGGCCGCAATTCGATATATCAATGAGTTAACAGCTGCTGTTAAAGAGACATCAGAGCTTGGTCTGGATAATTATGGATCAAAAGAGATGCTTGAAACGGTAAATGGAGCGCTCAATGATCTGGGCAAGGCTTTGGTTGATCTTAAAAAGACACAGGATGAACTGGAAAGTGAAGACTTGATGGATCTTTGTAAAGAATACCGAGCAAAAATAATCCCTGCGATGGGTAAAATCCGAGATTCGGTCGACTTCCTGGAGCGTTATACCGCAGACGATCATTGGCCACTGCCAATTTATCGTGAAATGTTGTTCGTGAAGTAA